A genome region from Brassica oleracea var. oleracea cultivar TO1000 chromosome C2, BOL, whole genome shotgun sequence includes the following:
- the LOC106319997 gene encoding SEC14 cytosolic factor-like — protein MGVVSEEAIDEFLELIDQVEEPLKKTFESVHQGYRREHLSRFLKARDWNVSKAHTMLVECLRWRVNNEIDSILSKPIVPSELYSCVRDSQLIGMSGYTREGLPVFAIGVGLSTFDKASVHYYVQSHIQINEYRDRVLLPSMSKKNGRPITTCVKVLDMTGLKLSALSQIKLVTIISTIDDLNYPEKTNTYYVVNAPYIFSACWKVVKPLLQERTRKKVHVLSGCGRDELLKIMDITSLPHFCRRGSSGSSHHTEGVDCFSFDHPFHQQLYNYVKHHYETQGHAEPAKQGSFHVGLPEPEAEIAKTIESELHKFENCNGLCQPAYDRKDVHETL, from the exons ATGGGGGTCGTCTCAGAAGAAGCCATTGATGAATTCCTTGAGCTCATAGATCAAG TTGAGGAGCCATTGAAGAAAACATTTGAG AGTGTCCATCAGGGATACCGGAGGGAGCATTTGAGTCGTTTTCTGAAGGCACGAGATTGGAACGTAAGCAAAGCTCATACAATG CTGGTTGAATGTTTACGTTGGAGGGTTAATAATGAAATTGACAGTATACTATCT AAACCCATTGTGCCTAGTGAGTTGTATAGTTGCGTACGGGACTCTCAGCTCATAGGAATGTCAGGTTACACGAGAGAG GGCTTGCCTGTCTTTGCTATTGGTGTTGGCCTCAGCACATTCGACAAAGCTTCT GTTCACTACTATGTCCAATCCCACATCCAAATCAATGAATACAGAGACCGTGTATTACTG CCTTCTATGTCTAAGAAGAACGGGCGGCCAATCACCACCTGCGTCAAGGTTCTAGACATGACAGGGTTAAAACTTTCAGCGTTGAGCCAAATTAAG TTAGTGACTATCATATCAACCATAGATGATCTGAACTATCCAGAGAAGACAAACACGTACTATGTTGTGAACGCTCCATATATATTTTCCGCCTGTTGGAAG GTTGTAAAACCTCTTTTACAAGAGAGGACGAGGAAGAAGGTTCATGTGTTATCTGGTTGCGGAAGGGATGAATTATTGAAG ATTATGGACATCACATCCCTCCCACATTTCTGTAGAAGAGGAAGCTCTGGGTCGTCTCACCACACTGAGGGCGTAGACTGTTTTTCTTTTGATCATCCCTTCCATCAACAGCTGTACAACTATGTGAAGCACCATTATGAGACCCAGGGACACGCAGAACCTGCAAAGCAAGGATCATTCCACGTTGGGCTTCCTGAGCCTGAAGCTGAGATAGCCAAAACCATTGAATCGGAACTGCACAAGTTTGAGAACTGCAATGGTCTATGCCAGCCTGCTTATGACAGAAAGGATGTCCATGAAACACTGTAG
- the LOC106324256 gene encoding U-box domain-containing protein 37-like: KVNDKKMNNEIEEEGQEDGRRGGLETVREIQFEGSNSGTVSMNGEDNVYVGVGKGDSSMEALRWALDNLITSTSTLLYLIHVFPETRSIPYPLGRLTREQASQEQLETFMSQEREKRRTLLNKFIHACSASKVKVETILVESDSVAKALQDLITILHIKKLVLGIDKSNARKANSTRGNSVPELIMRSTAAELCEVKVICQGKEIKMEETVMERVPSKSPKVQERTPSKSPKQQRLKKDQSNDPFACICFFSKPKTNS; encoded by the exons AAAGTCAACGACAAGAAGATGAACAATGAGATAGAAGAGGAGGGACAAGAAGATGGAAGGAGAGGAGGGCTGGAGACGGTGAGAGAGATTCAGTTTGAAGGGAGCAACAGTGGAACAGTGTCCATGAACGGCGAGGACAACGTGTATGTTGGAGTTGGTAAAGGAGACTCTAGCATGGAGGCATTACGTTGGGCTCTTGACAATCTCATCACTTCTACTTCTACTCTTCTTTACCTCATCCATGTCTTCCCTGAGACTCGCTCCATCCCTTATCCTT TGGGGAGGCTGACGAGGGAGCAAGCGAGTCAAGAACAACTTGAAACCTTTATGTCTCAGGAAAGAGAGAAGAGAAGAACTCTGTTGAACAAGTTCATTCATGCCTGCTCTGCTTCTAAG GTGAAGGTGGAGACAATACTGGTGGAGAGTGACTCGGTGGCAAAGGCTTTACAAGACCTCATCACTATTCTTCACATTAAAAAGCTCGTTCTTGGGATCGACAAGTCTAATGCAAG GAAAGCAAATTCGACAAGAGGAAACAGTGTTCCTGAACTGATAATGAGGAGCACTGCAGCAGAACTGTGCGAGGTTAAGGTGATATGCCAAGGAAAAGAGATAAAGATGGAGGAGACAGTGATGGAGAGAGTCCCCTCCAAGTCCCCAAAAGTGCAGGAGAGAACTCCCTCCAAGTCTCCAAAACAGCAGCGGCTGAAGAAAGATCAATCCAATGACCCTTTTGCTTGCATTTGCTTTTTTAGTAAGCCCAAAACTAACAGTTAA
- the LOC106324258 gene encoding serine/threonine-protein kinase D6PKL2-like translates to MGFGRFYIAESLLAIEYVHMLGIVYRDLKPENVLVREDGHIMLSDFDLSLRCLVSPTLVKSAAIESDPLRKNVYCIEPSCIQPSCTVTTTCFSPRLFSSKSKKERKSKNDTANQVRPWPELVAEPTDARSMSFVGTHEHLAPEIIKGEGHGSAVDWWTFGIFLYELLFGRTPFKGSGNRQTLFNLVGQPLRFPETPAVSFAARDLIKGLLMKEPQQRLGFKRGATEVKQHPFFEGVNWALIRCATPPEIPKPVELESGPVNVAEAPSSQKTAAGLVLNAEKGSDNYLEFDFF, encoded by the exons ATGGGGTTCGGCAG GTTTTACATAGCAGAGTCATTGCTAGCTATTGAATACGTACACATGCTGGGGATTGTGTACCGTGATCTTAAGCCTGAAAACGTTCTAGTTCGAGAAGACGGACATATAATGCTCTCTGACTTTGACCTCTCACTCCGATGTCTTGTCAGCCCAACACTAGTGAAATCTGCTGCCATTGAGTCCGATCCGTTACGCAAAAACGTTTACTGCATTGAGCCCTCTTGCATCCAACCGTCTTGCACCGTCACCACCACTTGCTTCTCTCCACGTCTGTTCTCAAGCAAGTCTAAAAAGGAACGTAAATCCAAGAATGACACAGCAAATCAAGTTAGGCCATGGCCAGAGCTGGTAGCCGAGCCAACGGATGCGCGGTCCATGTCGTTCGTGGGCACGCACGAGCACTTGGCCCCGGAGATTATCAAAGGAGAAGGGCATGGGAGTGCAGTGGATTGGTGGACTTTTGGAATATTCCTCTACGAGCTTCTCTTTGGGAGAACGCCTTTCAAAGGCTCAGGAAACAGACAGACACTGTTCAATTTGGTGGGTCAGCCTCTACGGTTCCCGGAAACACCCGCGGTGAGCTTTGCAGCGAGAGACCTCATCAAAGGCCTGCTCATGAAGGAGCCCCAGCAGCGTCTGGGGTTCAAAAGAGGAGCCACTGAGGTTAAGCAGCACCCATTCTTCGAAGGTGTGAACTGGGCTTTGATTCGTTGTGCCACTCCACCAGAGATCCCAAAGCCAGTTGAGCTGGAGAGTGGACCTGTTAATGTTGCAGAGGCACCATCTAGCCAGAAGACAGCAGCAGGTTTGGTTCTGAATGCTGAGAAAGGCTCTGATAACTATTTGGAATTTGATTTCTTCTAG